Proteins from one Bactrocera neohumeralis isolate Rockhampton chromosome 3, APGP_CSIRO_Bneo_wtdbg2-racon-allhic-juicebox.fasta_v2, whole genome shotgun sequence genomic window:
- the LOC126752404 gene encoding alpha-L-iduronidase isoform X1 — protein sequence MIGSLVMHLAALIPLQNNSHIVNEPYYQLPRFWTNTGFCPSGEIKWESLKFSLFSESVQMNLMHLAALPTGALTHIRIHWLLELVKFVQYTQAGVPVYDFSDLDDFILNLNDLGLYPVIEFMTDLDGILINNSDIMNDIWEDFSYQVTKRYLNLLGAKNLVKWRFETWNEPDIHNYNILNFTVEVGFIEYAMALRKGIKSAGHMSNKPLDLTLRGPAGLFKSKKNHPLCWSLIKNCNDQINDCPINVLTYHRKGQGLATEVLEASSKLLKNIYANYYNINMLPVSNDEADPITGWSTPQDFYEDVRYAAKLVYIVFLHWHAKLNYREFKYLETISHDNAFISYHPFEFTQRTLLAHFRMNNSQPVHSQFIQKPVYAALGMLSKLAPVAADIEVITLSSPNDVLWLLKTSSTGNKPLYVSWLLLPRENTEKLENFTLHRQLPFKSCSVETFAYVVELLEQEKTDPAYIWRTQAGSRPFPDAIERAAMRYAQTPRLQASGLLLMPEFSLNISGLQLPWILLFRVCSNLSPVLKRPEPPTITKITIGEIFISWREAANTTNCLKTYEVWFQVNQTAEWSFISENWHLPYPSFQYAPINACVTGFFKVRAIDFLNRKSNFSDAIEYIEMSI from the exons atgattggTTCTTTGGTAATGCATTTAGCAGCACTCATTCCGCTGCAAAATAACAGCCACATTGTTAATGAGCCGTATTACCAATTACCCCGTTTTTGGACAAACACAGGCTTTTGTCCATCTGGAGAAATCAAATGGGAGAGTTTGAAATTTAGTCTTTTCTCTGAATCGGTGCAAATGAATTTGATGCACCTCGCAGCGCTACCAACTGGCGCATTAACACATATACGCATCCATTGGCTCTTGGAACTTGTTAAATTTGTACAATATACTCAGGCTGGAGTGCCTGTTTATGACTTCTCCGATCTAGATGAtttcatattaaacttaaatgaTTTAGGACTTTATCCAGTTATTGAATTTATGACTGATCTGGATggtattttaataaacaattccGATATTATGAATGATATTTGGGAAGATTTCAGCTATCAAGTCACTAAGCGCTatctaa ATTTACTGGGTGCTAAGAATCTTGTTAAGTGGCGGTTTGAGACCTGGAATGAACCGGACATAcacaattataatatattaaattttactgtAGAAG TAGGTTTTATCGAATACGCTATGGCTTTACGGAAAGGTATTAAATCAGCTGGTCATATGTCTAATAAGCCATTAGATTTAACTCTGCGAGGACCAGCAGGTTTGTTTAAATCCAAAAAGAATCATCCGTTGTGCTGGTCGTTAATTAAAAACTGCAACGACCAAATAAATGATTGTCCAATAAATGTTCTCACATATCATCGAAAAGGTCAAGGTCTTGCAACAGAGGTCTTAGAAGCATCTAGCaaattattaaagaatatttatgcaaactattataatattaatatgttaCCAGTATCAAATGA TGAAGCGGATCCCATTACTGGTTGGTCCACCCCCCAGGATTTTTATGAGGATGTTCGTTATGCGGCTAAACTCGTGTACATTGTGTTTTTGCACTGGCatgctaaattaaattatagaGAATTCAAATATCTTGAAACAATCAGCCACGACAATGCTTTTATCAGTTATCATCCATTTGAATTCACGCAACGAACTCTTTTAGCACATTTTCGAATGAACAACTCACAACCAGTGCATTCGCAATTTATACAAAAACCCGTATATGCAGCCTTGGGTATGCTTTCGAAACTAGCACCAGTTGCTGCCGATATTGAAGTAATTACATTGAGTAGTCCAAACGATGTATTATGGCTTTTAAAAACAAGTTCCACCGGCAATAAACCCTTGTACGTAAGTTGGCTGCTTCTGCCTCGAGAGAATACAGAAAAACTGGAAAATTTCACACTTCATCGTCAATTACCTTTCAAGTCATGCTCTGTAGAGACTTTCGCGTATGTGGTAGAATTGctagaacaagaaaaaacagaTCCAGCATATATTTGGCGCACTCAAGCTGGTTCAAGACCCTTTCCCGACGCAATAGAGCGTGCAGCGATGCGGTACGCTCAAACTCCTCGATTACAAGCTTCTGGTTTGTTACTGATGCCtgaatttagtttaaatattagTGGCTTACAGCTTCcatggattttattatttcgcgtTTGTTCTAATTTGTCGCCCGTGCTGAAGCGACCCGAACCaccaacaattacaaaaataacaattggcgaaatatttatttcttggcGTGAAGCTGCTAACACCACAAATTGTCTCAAAACTTATGAAGTTTGGTTTCAAGTAAATCAGACTGCAGAATGGAGTTTTATAAGTGAAAACTGGCATTTACCTTATCCATCATTTCAATATGCTCCTATTAATGCCTGTGTTACCG GATTCTTTAAGGTCCGCGCCATTGACTTCCTTAATAGAAAAAGCAATTTTTCCGATGCAATTGAATATATTGAAATGAGTATCTAG
- the LOC126752404 gene encoding alpha-L-iduronidase isoform X2 — protein sequence MIGSLVMHLAALIPLQNNSHIVNEPYYQLPRFWTNTGFCPSGEIKWESLKFSLFSESVQMNLMHLAALPTGALTHIRIHWLLELVKFVQYTQAGVPVYDFSDLDDFILNLNDLGLYPVIEFMTDLDGILINNSDIMNDIWEDFSYQVTKRYLNLLGAKNLVKWRFETWNEPDIHNYNILNFTVEGFIEYAMALRKGIKSAGHMSNKPLDLTLRGPAGLFKSKKNHPLCWSLIKNCNDQINDCPINVLTYHRKGQGLATEVLEASSKLLKNIYANYYNINMLPVSNDEADPITGWSTPQDFYEDVRYAAKLVYIVFLHWHAKLNYREFKYLETISHDNAFISYHPFEFTQRTLLAHFRMNNSQPVHSQFIQKPVYAALGMLSKLAPVAADIEVITLSSPNDVLWLLKTSSTGNKPLYVSWLLLPRENTEKLENFTLHRQLPFKSCSVETFAYVVELLEQEKTDPAYIWRTQAGSRPFPDAIERAAMRYAQTPRLQASGLLLMPEFSLNISGLQLPWILLFRVCSNLSPVLKRPEPPTITKITIGEIFISWREAANTTNCLKTYEVWFQVNQTAEWSFISENWHLPYPSFQYAPINACVTGFFKVRAIDFLNRKSNFSDAIEYIEMSI from the exons atgattggTTCTTTGGTAATGCATTTAGCAGCACTCATTCCGCTGCAAAATAACAGCCACATTGTTAATGAGCCGTATTACCAATTACCCCGTTTTTGGACAAACACAGGCTTTTGTCCATCTGGAGAAATCAAATGGGAGAGTTTGAAATTTAGTCTTTTCTCTGAATCGGTGCAAATGAATTTGATGCACCTCGCAGCGCTACCAACTGGCGCATTAACACATATACGCATCCATTGGCTCTTGGAACTTGTTAAATTTGTACAATATACTCAGGCTGGAGTGCCTGTTTATGACTTCTCCGATCTAGATGAtttcatattaaacttaaatgaTTTAGGACTTTATCCAGTTATTGAATTTATGACTGATCTGGATggtattttaataaacaattccGATATTATGAATGATATTTGGGAAGATTTCAGCTATCAAGTCACTAAGCGCTatctaa ATTTACTGGGTGCTAAGAATCTTGTTAAGTGGCGGTTTGAGACCTGGAATGAACCGGACATAcacaattataatatattaaattttactgtAGAAG GTTTTATCGAATACGCTATGGCTTTACGGAAAGGTATTAAATCAGCTGGTCATATGTCTAATAAGCCATTAGATTTAACTCTGCGAGGACCAGCAGGTTTGTTTAAATCCAAAAAGAATCATCCGTTGTGCTGGTCGTTAATTAAAAACTGCAACGACCAAATAAATGATTGTCCAATAAATGTTCTCACATATCATCGAAAAGGTCAAGGTCTTGCAACAGAGGTCTTAGAAGCATCTAGCaaattattaaagaatatttatgcaaactattataatattaatatgttaCCAGTATCAAATGA TGAAGCGGATCCCATTACTGGTTGGTCCACCCCCCAGGATTTTTATGAGGATGTTCGTTATGCGGCTAAACTCGTGTACATTGTGTTTTTGCACTGGCatgctaaattaaattatagaGAATTCAAATATCTTGAAACAATCAGCCACGACAATGCTTTTATCAGTTATCATCCATTTGAATTCACGCAACGAACTCTTTTAGCACATTTTCGAATGAACAACTCACAACCAGTGCATTCGCAATTTATACAAAAACCCGTATATGCAGCCTTGGGTATGCTTTCGAAACTAGCACCAGTTGCTGCCGATATTGAAGTAATTACATTGAGTAGTCCAAACGATGTATTATGGCTTTTAAAAACAAGTTCCACCGGCAATAAACCCTTGTACGTAAGTTGGCTGCTTCTGCCTCGAGAGAATACAGAAAAACTGGAAAATTTCACACTTCATCGTCAATTACCTTTCAAGTCATGCTCTGTAGAGACTTTCGCGTATGTGGTAGAATTGctagaacaagaaaaaacagaTCCAGCATATATTTGGCGCACTCAAGCTGGTTCAAGACCCTTTCCCGACGCAATAGAGCGTGCAGCGATGCGGTACGCTCAAACTCCTCGATTACAAGCTTCTGGTTTGTTACTGATGCCtgaatttagtttaaatattagTGGCTTACAGCTTCcatggattttattatttcgcgtTTGTTCTAATTTGTCGCCCGTGCTGAAGCGACCCGAACCaccaacaattacaaaaataacaattggcgaaatatttatttcttggcGTGAAGCTGCTAACACCACAAATTGTCTCAAAACTTATGAAGTTTGGTTTCAAGTAAATCAGACTGCAGAATGGAGTTTTATAAGTGAAAACTGGCATTTACCTTATCCATCATTTCAATATGCTCCTATTAATGCCTGTGTTACCG GATTCTTTAAGGTCCGCGCCATTGACTTCCTTAATAGAAAAAGCAATTTTTCCGATGCAATTGAATATATTGAAATGAGTATCTAG
- the LOC126752407 gene encoding gustatory and pheromone receptor 32a isoform X1: protein MIINMSSNKVKPSPIQRHHTGLNQFLRQPPTHNSIFKDMRITLCVLKATGLLPIYEEVSSYEVGPPTKPNIYYSFFIRGVVQTFTLFNLYNLITPGSAQLFYSYSDTDNVNKWIEYLLCMLSHSATVIICGRNSKLFIKILNEILKVDEDVFDRFRETLENKCAFSLKYIVGICICQWYLIVLRVLAVKDTLNVNSYIFLFIYAVQNAMATIFIVFTAALLRILKMRFAHINTTLKGYTYSEQHKLQRIPGRDRNVITMDSFPEDSLFIYRLHNKLLRIYRSINDCCSLILVAYMGYAFYTITTTTYNLFVQITTQRLSFNVLQTCFVWLAMHTCVLALLSKNCGQATDEANGTSQVLARVYGASKDHQNIVDKFLTKSIKQEVQFTAYGFFIIDNSTLFKIFSAVTTYLVILIQFKQLEDSKIEDDSS from the exons at GATTATTAATATGTCGTCCAACAAAGTGAAGCCATCGCCAATACAGCGCCACCACACTGGCTTAAATCAATTCTTGCGGCAGCCACCAACACATAACTCTATTTTTAAGGACATGCGAATAACATTATGTGTTTTGAAGGCAACAGGTCTGTTACCTATCTACGAAGAGGTTTCTAGTTATGAAGTTGGACCACCTACAAAGCCAAacatttattattcatttttcaTTCGAGGGGTTGTACAAACCTTCACTTTATTCAACCTCTATAACCTGATAACACCTGGATCAGCACAACTGTTTTACTCCTACAGTGATACAGATAATGTGAATAAATGGATTGAGTATTTATTGTGTATGTTATCTCATTCAGCAACTGTTATAATTTGTGGTAGAAATTCAAAActgtttataaaaatcttaaatgaaatattgaaagTGGATGAAGATGTCTTCGACCGATTCCGAGAAACTCTGGAAAATAAATGTGCATTCTCACTAAAGTACATTGTGGGCATATGTATTTGCCAATGGTATTTAATCGTGTTACGCGTTTTAGCTGTTAAAGATACTCTTAACGTAAactcatatatttttctatttatctaCGCCGTGCAAAATGCCATGGCAactattttcattgtttttacgGCGGCTTTATTAAGAATCCTAAAGATGCGTTTCGCTCACATAAACACAACCCTTAAAGGTTATACGTATAGCGAGCAACATAAGCTACAACGTATACCAGGACGAGATAGGAATGTAATTACAATGGATTCTTTTCCTGAGgattctttatttatataccgTCTGCACAATAAGTTGCTACGGATTTATCGTTCAATTAATGATTGCTGCAGCTTGATTTTGGTGGCATATATGGGTTATGCTTTCTACACTATAACAACTACTACCTATAATCTATTTGTTCAAATAACAACACAGCGCTTATCATTCAATGTGTTACAAACGTGCTTTGTGTGGCTAGCAATGCATACTTGCGTCTTGGCATTactgtcaaaaaattgtgggcAAGCCACAGATGAg GCTAATGGTACTTCGCAAGTTTTGGCTCGTGTCTACGGCGCGTCTAAAGATCATCAAAAtata GTGGacaagtttttaacaaaaagtattaAGCAAGAGGTGCAATTCACTGCTTACGGATTTTTCATAATTGATAACTCCACACTTTTCAAA atCTTCTCAGCTGTAACAACTTACTTGGTTATTTTGATCCAGTTCAAACAATTGGAAGATTCAAAAATTGAAGATGACTCGAGTTAA
- the LOC126752407 gene encoding gustatory and pheromone receptor 32a isoform X2 — protein sequence MSSNKVKPSPIQRHHTGLNQFLRQPPTHNSIFKDMRITLCVLKATGLLPIYEEVSSYEVGPPTKPNIYYSFFIRGVVQTFTLFNLYNLITPGSAQLFYSYSDTDNVNKWIEYLLCMLSHSATVIICGRNSKLFIKILNEILKVDEDVFDRFRETLENKCAFSLKYIVGICICQWYLIVLRVLAVKDTLNVNSYIFLFIYAVQNAMATIFIVFTAALLRILKMRFAHINTTLKGYTYSEQHKLQRIPGRDRNVITMDSFPEDSLFIYRLHNKLLRIYRSINDCCSLILVAYMGYAFYTITTTTYNLFVQITTQRLSFNVLQTCFVWLAMHTCVLALLSKNCGQATDEANGTSQVLARVYGASKDHQNIVDKFLTKSIKQEVQFTAYGFFIIDNSTLFKIFSAVTTYLVILIQFKQLEDSKIEDDSS from the exons ATGTCGTCCAACAAAGTGAAGCCATCGCCAATACAGCGCCACCACACTGGCTTAAATCAATTCTTGCGGCAGCCACCAACACATAACTCTATTTTTAAGGACATGCGAATAACATTATGTGTTTTGAAGGCAACAGGTCTGTTACCTATCTACGAAGAGGTTTCTAGTTATGAAGTTGGACCACCTACAAAGCCAAacatttattattcatttttcaTTCGAGGGGTTGTACAAACCTTCACTTTATTCAACCTCTATAACCTGATAACACCTGGATCAGCACAACTGTTTTACTCCTACAGTGATACAGATAATGTGAATAAATGGATTGAGTATTTATTGTGTATGTTATCTCATTCAGCAACTGTTATAATTTGTGGTAGAAATTCAAAActgtttataaaaatcttaaatgaaatattgaaagTGGATGAAGATGTCTTCGACCGATTCCGAGAAACTCTGGAAAATAAATGTGCATTCTCACTAAAGTACATTGTGGGCATATGTATTTGCCAATGGTATTTAATCGTGTTACGCGTTTTAGCTGTTAAAGATACTCTTAACGTAAactcatatatttttctatttatctaCGCCGTGCAAAATGCCATGGCAactattttcattgtttttacgGCGGCTTTATTAAGAATCCTAAAGATGCGTTTCGCTCACATAAACACAACCCTTAAAGGTTATACGTATAGCGAGCAACATAAGCTACAACGTATACCAGGACGAGATAGGAATGTAATTACAATGGATTCTTTTCCTGAGgattctttatttatataccgTCTGCACAATAAGTTGCTACGGATTTATCGTTCAATTAATGATTGCTGCAGCTTGATTTTGGTGGCATATATGGGTTATGCTTTCTACACTATAACAACTACTACCTATAATCTATTTGTTCAAATAACAACACAGCGCTTATCATTCAATGTGTTACAAACGTGCTTTGTGTGGCTAGCAATGCATACTTGCGTCTTGGCATTactgtcaaaaaattgtgggcAAGCCACAGATGAg GCTAATGGTACTTCGCAAGTTTTGGCTCGTGTCTACGGCGCGTCTAAAGATCATCAAAAtata GTGGacaagtttttaacaaaaagtattaAGCAAGAGGTGCAATTCACTGCTTACGGATTTTTCATAATTGATAACTCCACACTTTTCAAA atCTTCTCAGCTGTAACAACTTACTTGGTTATTTTGATCCAGTTCAAACAATTGGAAGATTCAAAAATTGAAGATGACTCGAGTTAA
- the LOC126752398 gene encoding endoplasmic reticulum transmembrane helix translocase, whose product MDHEYEGKPDLEVVARTSGANNVKLNKKSALDDLVQRVTLHIRNPIALSGIVMPFVILYLGAFYAWIFIYGVDVHYEAGLITVAVIAFIQILALLCCYWSVHVLTFLNCRNVKTPGVGVLAKVIPTANNGSSQLVQINGIRLANGNKQLYFIFQKTKYVWDEERKTFRGIAFPVHETLRHYTRSRGHETESAVKLAEQLYGLNEMKMVVPEFYELFIERATAPFFVFQIFSVALWCLDEYWYYSLFTLFMMIIFECTLVGQQLHNMSEIRKMGNKPYVLNALRQNKWRQINSDQLVPGDIVSITRSQNDNLVPCDIVLLRGNCIVDESMLTGESVPQMKESLETLDHLDKELDMEGESKLFILFGGTKVVQHTAPTKDALRAPDSGCIGYVLRTGFNTSQGKLLRTILFGVNRVTENNLETFAFILFLMVFAVAAAVYVWIKGTEDPDRSRYKLFLECTLILTSIIPPDLPIELTLAVNTSLMQLSKLFVFCTEPFRIPFAGKVEICCFDKTGTLTSDNLMVEGIAGLTDDYVVVPMEKAEDITIQAVATCHALVMLDDGLVGDPLEKAMLTAADWSLTKQDTVIPKRGKLKPLRIFHRYYFSSALKRMSVLASYLEPFSNEVYIGTVKGAPEVIQKMLKEVPKNYEKTFLEYSRRGARVLALGIKKFGPMDAQRVRDLKREDVESDLTFAGFVIISCPIKPDSKFVIKELIHASHKVVMITGDNPLTACHVAKELRFTRKKLLILTRNENTNEKCIEWQWVSIDTESVFDLKHELKALLSGNDLCITGEGLQYLREQENLYLLKILPYITVCARFAPKQKEYVITSLKHLGYYTLMCGDGTNDVGALKHAHVGVSLLSNGPIKPKKRRDITNGTASIFSDAGAYLSGNSAVNVRNLGGVRSTVTGASNTMERLTVSQRDRAMLRQRENLNATQARLQSELKDIYEETSVVKLGDASIAAPFTSKTSSIACVNHIIKQGRCTLVTTLQMFKILALNALISAYCQSVLYIDGVKFSDMQATLQGLFIAACFLCITRSKPLKNLSKTAPLPNIFNFYSVSTILCQFAVHFGALYYLTQEATERAPERTGKVKLYIDMDPEEKQTFQPNIINSTVYIICLALQVSTFAVNHKGHPFMESLRENRPLLISILVSTGLVVFLSLDISSELTETFEIVSFPEDFRKMLVLVLLADTLAAFALDRMCSFLFGETRRKPKFVDC is encoded by the exons ATGGATCACGAATATGAGGGAAAACCTGACTTGGAAGTAGTTGCGAGAACATCAGGTGCTAATAACgtcaaactaaataaaaaatctgcGCTAGATGATTTAGTACAACGTGTGACTTTACATATTCGGAACCCTATAGCCCTAAGCGGCATAGTAATgccttttgttattttatatttgggCGCATTTTATGCTTGGATTTTTATTTACGGCGTTGATGTACACTATGAAGCCGGTCTTATCACAGTCGCTGTAATCGCTTTCATTCAGATTTTAGCATTACTTTGTTGCTATTGGAGTGTTCATGTACTTACATTTCTTAATTGCCGCAATGTTAAAACACCGGGGGTAGGCGTTTTAGCTAAAGTAATACCCACAGCAAACAATGGGTCATCTCAATTAGTTCAAATAAACGGCATTAGATTAGCTAACGGTAATAAgcagctatattttatttttcaaaaaacaaaatatgtttggGATGAAGAAAGGAAAACATTTCGTGGAATAGCTTTTCCTGTACACGAAACCTTACGCCATTATACGCGCAGTCGTGGACACGAAACTGAAAGTGCTGTTAAATTAGCTGAACAATTATATGggttaaatgaaatgaaaatggtTGTACCAGAGTTCTATGAATTATTCATTGAACGTGCCACAGCACCATTTTTTGTCTTTCAAATATTCTCAGTGGCTTTGTGGTGTTTGGACGAATATTGGTACTATTCTTTATTTACACTATTTATGATGATTATATTTGAGTGTACTCTTGTTGGACAACAACTTCATAATATGTCCGAGATAAGAAAAATGGGAAACAAACCATATGTGCTAAATGCTCTGCGGCAAAATAAATGGAGACAAATAAATTCTGATCAATTAGTTCCAGGAGATATTGTATCTATAACTAGATCACAAAACGATAATTTGGTTCCCTGTGACATCGTCTTACTTCGTGGTAATTGTATAGTTGATGAGAGTATGTTGACGG GGGAGTCGGTGCCTCAAATGAAAGAATCATTAGAAACGTTGGATCATTTGGATAAAGAACTTGATATGGAAGGTGAAAGCaaattgtttattctttttggAGGAACTAAAGTTGTTCAACACACCGCTCCTACAAAGGATGCATTGCGAGCCCCTGATAGTGGTTGTATTGGTTACGTATTACGCACTGGGTTCAATACATCTCAGGGAAAATTATTAAGAACCATTCTCTTTGGTGTAAATCGCGTAACCGAAAATAATCTAGAGACTTTTGCTTTCATCCTATTTCTTATGGTATTTGCTGTTGCAGCTGCTGTTTATGTTTGGATTAAGGGCACCGAGGATCCAGATCGAAGCCGTTATAAATTATTCTTAGAGTGCACTCTAATATTGACGTCTATTATTCCACCCGATTTACCAATTGAATTAACGTTAGCAGTGAATACATCGCTTATGCAATTGTCAAAGCTCTTTGTGTTTTGCACTGAGCCATTCCGTATTCCTTTTGCTGGAAAAGTAgaaatttgttgttttgatAAGACCGGAACTCTTACATCGGATAATTTGATGGTTGAAGGGATAGCGGGCTTAACAGATGACTATGTAGTTGTACCAATGGAAAAAGCTGAAGACATAACAATACAAGCTGTCGCGACATGCCACGCCTTAGTAATGCTTGACGATGGTTTGGTTGGAGATCCACTTGAGAAGGCAATGCTTACCGCGGCCGATTGGAGTTTAACGAAACAAGACACTGTTATTCCAAAACGAGGAAAATTAAAACCTCTTCGTATTTTCCATCGTTATTATTTCTCTTCAGCATTAAAAAGGATGTCTGTATTAGCTAGCTATTTGGAACCATTTAGCAATGAAGTTTATATTGGCACTGTAAAAGGAGCCCCTGAAGTTATtcagaaaatgttaaaagaagTCCCTAAGAATTATGAAAAG ACATTTCTTGAGTATTCTCGTCGGGGTGCACGAGTTTTAGCGTTGGGTATAAAAAAGTTCGGCCCAATGGACGCGCAACGTGTCCGAGATTTGAAAAGAGAGGATGTAGAAAGTGATTTGACTTTTGCTGGTTTTGTTATAATATCGTGTCCTATAAAACCCGATTCTAAATTTGTAATCAAAGAACTTATACATGCTTCGCACAAAGTTGTAATGATTACTGGAGATAACCCGCTTACAGCTTGTCACGTAGCCAAAGAATTACGTTTTACACGTAAAAAACTACTAATTCTTACTCGTAACGAAAACACCAATGAAAAGTGTATTGAATGGCAATGGGTTTCAATTGACACAGAGTCTGTTTTTGATCTTAAACACGAGTTGAAAGCTTTGCTGAGTGGAAATGATCTATGTATTACTGGAGAAGGCTTACAGTACCTCAGAGaacaagaaaatttatatttattaaaaatattaccgtATATTACGGTGTGCGCACGCTTTGCACCTAAACAAAAGGAATATGTTATCACTTCTTTAAAGCACCTAGGTTATTACACACTTATGTGTGGTGATGGTACCAATGATGTAGGTGCCCTTAAACATGCCCATGTAGGTGTATCTCTGCTGAGTAATGGACCAATAAAACCTAAAAAGCGGCGTGATATCACGAATGGAACCGCATCAATTTTTTCCGATGCAGGTGCATATTTATCTGGTAATTCCGCTGTAAATGTTCGAAATCTAGGTGGTGTAAGAAGTACTGTAACTGGTGCCTCCAATACGATGGAGCGTCTTACCGTATCACAGCGTGATCGTGCAATGTTACGTCAGAGAGAAAACTTAAATGCTACTCAAGCGCGATTGCAATCTGAACTTAAAGATATATATGAGGAAACGTCTGTGGTAAAATTGGGAGATGCTAGTATAGCCGCGCCATTTACAAGCAAGACATCATCTATAGCATGTG TAAATCACATTATCAAACAAGGACGATGCACCTTGGTAACTACCCTACAAATGTTCAAAATATTAGCATTAAACGCACTCATATCTGCTTATTGCCAATCTGTTTTGTATATTGACGGAGTCAAATTTAGTGACATGCAAGCCACTCTTCAGGGTCTCTTTATAGCTGCTTGTTTTTTATGTATAACACGTTCAAAG CCGCTGAAGAACCTATCGAAAACTGCACCATTGCcaaatatatttaacttttatagTGTATCAACGATACTTTGCCAATTTGCCGTACATTTCGGCGCACTTTACTATTTAACACAAGAGGCAACAGAGCGGGCTCCTGAAAG AACAGGGAAAGTGAAACTCTATATAGATATGGATCCAGAAGAAAAGCAAACTTTTCAACCCAATATCATAAATAGCACTGTTTACATAATTTGTCTTGCTCTACAAGTGTCTACATTCGCTGTTAACCACAAG GGGCATCCTTTTATGGAGAGTTTGCGTGAAAATCGTCCACTACTAATATCCATTTTAGTGTCAACAGGATTAGTTGTATTTCTTTCTTTGGACATCTCATCCGAACTTACAGAAACTTTTGAAATTGTATCATTCCCCGAAGAT TTTCGCAAAATGCTTGTTCTTGTTTTGCTGGCGGATACTTTAGCTGCTTTTGCCCTGGATAGAATGTGCTCATTCCTTTTTGGAGAAACAAGacgaaaaccaaaatttgtcgattgctaa